The region AGGATCCTGGTGCGGCTGCAGCATGACCTGCTGGATGCGCCCAAGCCACTCAGCCAAGCAGCGACGCCCGCGGCCAGGGGCAGCGCAACCGCCTGAACCGCCGCGCGGCCTGCCCTGCCCTCCCCGGATACCGCACGGCGCCCTGTTACCGTTCCAGCATGGATCCTGCCGCCGCTCCGGAAACTGCCAGCCCGGAAAATAGAGTCCCGCCAGCCACCGTCCCGCCCAAACTGGCCAGGGGCGACCTGCTGCGCGTCATTGCCCCGGCGGCCAGCCGCGCCATGGTGGCCGAACACGATCACAGCGCCCTCATCGAACGCCGTTTCGCCGACTTGGGCCTGCGGCTTTCCTACGGCCGCCACGTGGATGAGCGCGACATTTTCGACTCCACATCGGTCGCCTCCCGCGTTGCCGACCTGCATGACGCGTTTGCGGATCCGGAGGTCAAGGGCATCCTGACCGTCATCGGCGGCTTCAACAGCAACGAGCTGCTCCCCTATCTGGATTGGGACCTGATTGCCGCCAATCCGAAGATCCTGTGCGGATATTCCGACATTACGGCGCTGCAGAACGCGATCTTCGCCCACACCGGCCTGGTGACCTATTCCGGTCCGCACTGGTCCAGCTTCGGTATGCGGGACCACTTTGACCTAACGCAGCAGTGGTTCGAGGACGCGCTGGTGAACGGCTACCGGATGGAGCTTTCCCCCTCCCCGGAGTGGACCGACGATGCCTGGTTCCTGGACCAGGACAACCGCAGTCCCCGGCCGGGGACCGGATGGTGGCCCGTGCAGCAGGGCAGCGCCTCCGGCCGAATTATCGGAGGAAACCTGTGCACGCTGAACCTCCTGCAGGGGACCGCGCAGATGCCTCCGCTGGCCGGCGCCGTCCTCATGCTGGAGGACGATGCCTCCACCGATCCCATGACCTTTGCCCGTGACCTCACCTCCCTGCTCCAGCAGCCGGACGCGGAAGATATTCAGGGTCTGGTCATCGGCAGGTTCCAGGCGTCCAGCGGCATCACGCTGCCGCATCTGCAGGAGATCGCTGCCCAGCCTGCCCTGGCAGGCCTGCCGGTTCTGGCGAACGTGGATTTCGGGCACACCCAGCCGCAGCTGACCCTGCCGATCGGCGGGCGGGCGGATCTAACGGTGGACGCGTCCGGCGGCCGGCTGCGCCTCAGCGACCGTTAGAGCGCCTCGAGCTTATCCACGGCGGCCAGGACGTCCTCCACTGTGACCGCCAGCAGCGCAGGGTCCGGATCCGTGGCGAAGGTGTCTCCGCGGCGTCGGCTTCCGTCGGTCAGGGCGATGTGCGGACCCGGCGGCGGACCCCATTCACTGACCGGCGCCGGGCCGAACAGGACCACTGACGGCCGGGCATAGGCCGACGCCAGATGCGCCGCACCGGTATCGGCCGAGATCACCAGCCGGGATCGGGAAATCACGGCGGCGAACTCGTCCAGCCGGAGCTCACCGGCCACAACGCACTCCGCCCCAAGCCCGGCGGCGGCGGCGACGGCGAGCGCCCGCTGCCGCTCGGACCCGCTGCCCGTAAAGAGAATCGGGGAACCGGTGGCGGCGAGTTCACGGGCGACGTCGGCAAACCGGTCCGCGGGCCAGAGCCGGCTGCCGTAGGCCGCGCCCACATGGATCACTACCGTTTCCGGTGCGTTTTCCGCCGCCGGCGGCGGAGCCAACCGGTAATCCAGCGGATCCGCCGGGATGCCGTGCCAGGACAGCAGTCCTGCCCACCGCTCGCGTTCGTGGACGCCGTCCTTCCACGGCGGACCGTCCCATCCGGGTCCGGCGTGCCCGATCCGGCGACGGGGCTGCAGCGCCTCGATCCTGCTGCAGCTCTCCGGACCGCTGCCGTGCAGGTTCACGGCCACGTCGATTTGTCCGGGTTCGAGCGGAATGGGCACATCCAGGCCGTGCAGGGGAAGCAGGTCATCCACGGCGCCGGTGAGCGGCAGGATGGGACGCAGCCACTCCTGCGCGGCATACCGGATACGGTGCTCCGGATACTCCCGCCGCAGGGCCTTCAGCGCCGGAACTGCAACCAGCAGATCCCCCAGTTTCAAGGCTCGCAGCACCAGCAGTTCGGGACGCTCGGGCACCTCGGACATGGGCGCAGTTTCCTTCCGGTCGGGTCAACTCCTGCCAGAACGTCCACATCCTGCCAGAAGATTGTGCCGCGGGATACGCGTGGGGCGGCTGATCCGGTTGTCGAAGAAGTGGTCCCCGCGGTGTTTAGCTTCCCTTCCGGCGGGGAACAGATGCGGTATGGGATTTTTGCCGTCGCCGCCGCGTGCCGTCCTGTTTGACCGGGACGGCACGCTGATTTTTGACGTGCCCTACAACGCGGATCCGGCGCGCGTGCGGCCGGTGCCCGGCGCCGTCGAGGTGCTGGCCGGGCTGCGGCAAGCCGGCGTGGCCGTAGGGGTAATCACCAACCAGTCCGGCATCGGCCGCGGAATGCTGTCCGCCGAAGAAGTAGCGGGAGTGAACGACGCCGTCGAAGGCCTGCTGGGACCGTTCGATGTCTGGGAAATCTGCCCGCATGCACCGGGCGACGGCTGCGCCTGCCGCAAGCCGATGCCCGGCATGGTGCTGCGGGCCAGCCGCCGCCTGGGGCTCGATCCGGCAGAAGTCGCCGTCATCGGTGACATTGGTGCCGACGTCGGAGCCGCCGCGGCCGCCGGTGCACGCGGCGTGCTGGTGCCCACCGCCGCTACCCGTGCCGAGGAAACCGCCGCGGCTCCGCTCGTGGCGGGCGACCTGGCCGAGGCCGTGGAGTTGCTGTGGGGCAGCCGATGAGCCGCCGGGTGTTGGTGGCCCGGCTCGACGGCGCCGGGGACGTCCTGCTCGCGGGCCCTGCCGTCCGGGCGGTGGCGGCGGCACCGGAGGTGGAAACGGTGCTGCTGTGCGGTCCGCAGGGGGCGCCCGCCGGACGGCTGCTGCCCGGGGTCGCGCAGGTGCTGGAGTGGTCCTGTCCCTGGATCCTGAATCCTGCCCCGGAACCTTCCCGGGACCTGCTGGAGGCACTGCGGGTCATGGTGCGGTCCGTCCGGGCCGAGGAGGCGGTGATCCTGACGTCCTTCCACCAGTCCCCGCTGCCCCTGGCATTGCTGCTCCGCGAAGCCGGGGTACGCACTATTACGGGGGCGTCCTCGGATTACGCCGGTGCCTTACTGGCCCACCGGCTCAAACCCGGGGAGGACTTCCCCGAAGACCAGCCGGAGGTGGATCGTGCGCTGCGGATCGCTGCCGCCGCAGGTTTTCCGCTTCCCGCCGGCGACGACGGCCGGCTGCGGCTGGGACCCTTGCCCGACGTCTCCCACCTGGTGGGCACCGGACCCTACATCGCGGTGCATCCGGGTGCCGCCGTCCCGGCCCGGGCCTGGCCGGCGCTGCACCATGCCGCCGCCGTCGAACTGCTTACCGCCGCCGGCTTCCGCGTGGTGGTCACCGGCGGCCCCGGAGAGAAGGAGCTGACCGCCACCGTGGCGGCGGTAGCCGGCCTGGACCTGGGCGGACGCACGGATCTGGCCACGCTGGCGGCAGTCCTGGCCGGAGCGGACGCGGTGGTGGCCGGAAACACCGGGCCGGCCCATCTGGCGGCCGCGGCAGGCACTCCGGTGGTGAGCCTCTTCGCACCCGTGGTGCCCGCCATCCGGTGGGCGCCCTACGGGGTTCCGCTGGAACTGCTGGGGAACCAGCACGCTGCCTGCAGCGGAACCCGTGCCCGGATCTGCCCGGTGCCCGGGCATCCCTGCCTCTCCGGCGTTTCCCCAGAGCAGGTGGTGGAAGCGGTGCAGCGCCTGGTCACCGGCGTGCCGTCGCTGCAGACGCACCGTGAAATGAGGCACCGATGAGGATTCTGCTGTGGCACGTGCACGGCGGCTGGATGGAGGCCTTTGTCCGCGGCGCCCATGAGTACCTGCTGCCGGCTACTCCCGCACGGGATGGCTGGGGGCTGGGACGCGGCGGCCGGTCCTGGCCGGCAGCTGCCGTGGAAGTGGTGCCGGAAGATCTACGCACACAGCAGATCGACGTCGTCGTGCTGCAGCGTCCCGAAGAGATCGAAGCCTGCACCCGCCTGCTCGGCAGGCGGCCCGGCCGCGACATTCCGGCGGTGTACCTGGAACACAACACCCCGCGCGGCAACGTGCCCGAGACCCGGCATCCGCTGGCGGGCCGAACGGACATCCCGGTTGTGCACGTCACGCAGTTCAACCGCTTGATCTGGGACACCGGGAGGGCGCCGGTACGGGTGATCGAACACGGCATCCCCGACCCCGGCTACCGCTACACCGGGGAGCGCCCGCATCTTGGAGTGGTGGTGAACGAGCCGGTCCGCCGCAGCCGGGTGGCCGGCACCGATCTCCTGCCCGGATTTGCCCGGGCCGCACCGCTGGAAATCTTCGGGATGGGCACGGAACGGCTGCCCGGACTGCTGGGCGCAGACCGCCTGCTGGTCCGCGGCGACCTGCCCGTTGCCAGGCTGCACCGGGAACTGGCCGGCTGCCGGGCCTACCTGCACCCGATGCGCTGGACGTCGCTGGGCCTGTCCCTGCTTGAGGCTATGCATCTGGGACTGCCGGTCCTGGCCCTTGCAACCACTGAAGCGGTCCGGGCAATCCCGCCGGAGGCGGGGATGGCCAGCAACGATCCCGACGAGCTGGTCCGGGCGGCACGGATGTTCCTGGCCGAGCCCGAGCAGGCACGCGCCTGCGGCCGGGCCGCCCGTACGGCGGCATTGGCCCGGTACGGGTTGGAGCGGTTCCTCTCCGACTGGGACCGGCTCTTCGCGGACCTGCTGACCGAGACGGTTTCCGCCGCAACGTTTCTTCCGGCCGCGGGAACCGCACCGGCATCAACAGGAGGGGGACAACAGTGAGAATCTCAATGGTGTCCGAACATGCAAGTCCGCTGGCCGCACTGGGCGGGGTGGATGCCGGCGGCCAGAACGTGCATGTGGCCGCGCTGTCCGTGGCGCTGGCCGCCCGCGGCCACACCGTGCAGGTGTACACGCGGAGGGACGATCCCGGGCTCCCGGACCGGGTGCAGGTGCAGGACGGCCTGGAGGTAGTGCACCTGACCGCCGGTCCGGCCCTGCCGCTGCCCAAGGATGACCTGCTGCCGTACATGGGGCAGCTGGCCGGCGGCGTGCTGGCCGACTGGGGAACCGAACCGCCCGACGTCGTGCACTCGCACTTCTGGATGTCCGGGCTCGCCGCGCTGGAGGCGGCCCGGAGCGCCGGAGACGAGGGCGTGCCGGTGGTCCACACCTTCCACGCCCTGGGCACCGTGAAGAAACGGCATCAGGGTGCCGAGGACACGTCCCCGCCGGAACGGGCCTGGCTGGAACCCTCCGTGGGCCGGCGGGCGGACCGGGTGCTGGCCACCTGTTCGGACGAGGTCTTCGAACTCAAGGCCATCGGGGTGCCGGGCAGCCGGATCTCCATTGCGCCCTGCGGCGTGGATCTGTCCCTCTTCTCTTCCAGCGGGCCGGCGGAACCACGCGGACGGCGGCACCGGATTGCCGCCGTCGGGCGCCTGGTGCCGCGCAAGGGCGTGGACCTGGCCATCCGGGCCCTTGCACTGCTGCGGGACGAGGGCCTGGAAGATGTGGAGCTGCTGATTGTCGGCGGCTCCAGTGACAGTGCCGGACTGGAATCGGATCCGGAGGCCCGCCGGCTGCTGGCCCTCGCCCGGTCCCTGGATGTGGCGGACCGGGTGCTGCTCCGGGGCCAGGTCCCCCGCGAACAAATGCCCGCAGTACTGCGCAGCGCCGATGCCGTGGTGTGCGCGCCCTGGTATGAACCCTTCGGGATCGTGCCGCTGGAGGCGATGGCGTGCGGAGTGCCCGTTGTTGCCTCGGCAGTGGGCGGGCTGATCGACACCGTGGTCCACGGCAGAACCGGCCTGCATGTGCCGCCACGGGATCCGGCAGCCCTGGCCGCCGCGCTCAAGGAGCTGCTGCAGAACCCCCGCTACGCCCGGCGGCTCGGCGCAGCGGGCAAGCAGCGCGCCGCCGCCCGCTACTCCTGGGACCGGGTGGCACTGGAGACGGAGAAGGCCTATCAGCTGGCGCTGGGCGCCGCGGCGAGGCCCGGACGGCTGCAGCCGCTGGGAGGGAAGGCGCTGTGAGCATCGAATCACCGGTCACCGCGCCCGTCTCCGGGCCGGAGCAGGCAGTGCTGGACCACCTGGCCCAGGCGCAGCCCGCCCTGCTCTCCCTCCAACGGCAGGCCCGGCACCTGACGGAATGGGGCCTTGAGCTGGCGGCCCGCCTGTTGGCCGGGCACCGGCTGCTGACCGCCGGAAACGGGGGGTCCGCGGCCGAAGCCCAGCACCTGAGCGCGGAACTGGTGGGACGGTTCGACGGCGAGCGCCGCCCGTTTTCCGCGATTGCCCTGCATGCCGAAACCTC is a window of Arthrobacter sp. zg-Y1171 DNA encoding:
- a CDS encoding S66 peptidase family protein — encoded protein: MDPAAAPETASPENRVPPATVPPKLARGDLLRVIAPAASRAMVAEHDHSALIERRFADLGLRLSYGRHVDERDIFDSTSVASRVADLHDAFADPEVKGILTVIGGFNSNELLPYLDWDLIAANPKILCGYSDITALQNAIFAHTGLVTYSGPHWSSFGMRDHFDLTQQWFEDALVNGYRMELSPSPEWTDDAWFLDQDNRSPRPGTGWWPVQQGSASGRIIGGNLCTLNLLQGTAQMPPLAGAVLMLEDDASTDPMTFARDLTSLLQQPDAEDIQGLVIGRFQASSGITLPHLQEIAAQPALAGLPVLANVDFGHTQPQLTLPIGGRADLTVDASGGRLRLSDR
- a CDS encoding glycosyltransferase family 9 protein, with protein sequence MSEVPERPELLVLRALKLGDLLVAVPALKALRREYPEHRIRYAAQEWLRPILPLTGAVDDLLPLHGLDVPIPLEPGQIDVAVNLHGSGPESCSRIEALQPRRRIGHAGPGWDGPPWKDGVHERERWAGLLSWHGIPADPLDYRLAPPPAAENAPETVVIHVGAAYGSRLWPADRFADVARELAATGSPILFTGSGSERQRALAVAAAAGLGAECVVAGELRLDEFAAVISRSRLVISADTGAAHLASAYARPSVVLFGPAPVSEWGPPPGPHIALTDGSRRRGDTFATDPDPALLAVTVEDVLAAVDKLEAL
- a CDS encoding HAD-IIIA family hydrolase, which produces MGFLPSPPRAVLFDRDGTLIFDVPYNADPARVRPVPGAVEVLAGLRQAGVAVGVITNQSGIGRGMLSAEEVAGVNDAVEGLLGPFDVWEICPHAPGDGCACRKPMPGMVLRASRRLGLDPAEVAVIGDIGADVGAAAAAGARGVLVPTAATRAEETAAAPLVAGDLAEAVELLWGSR
- a CDS encoding glycosyltransferase family 9 protein; this translates as MSRRVLVARLDGAGDVLLAGPAVRAVAAAPEVETVLLCGPQGAPAGRLLPGVAQVLEWSCPWILNPAPEPSRDLLEALRVMVRSVRAEEAVILTSFHQSPLPLALLLREAGVRTITGASSDYAGALLAHRLKPGEDFPEDQPEVDRALRIAAAAGFPLPAGDDGRLRLGPLPDVSHLVGTGPYIAVHPGAAVPARAWPALHHAAAVELLTAAGFRVVVTGGPGEKELTATVAAVAGLDLGGRTDLATLAAVLAGADAVVAGNTGPAHLAAAAGTPVVSLFAPVVPAIRWAPYGVPLELLGNQHAACSGTRARICPVPGHPCLSGVSPEQVVEAVQRLVTGVPSLQTHREMRHR
- a CDS encoding glycosyltransferase, with the protein product MRILLWHVHGGWMEAFVRGAHEYLLPATPARDGWGLGRGGRSWPAAAVEVVPEDLRTQQIDVVVLQRPEEIEACTRLLGRRPGRDIPAVYLEHNTPRGNVPETRHPLAGRTDIPVVHVTQFNRLIWDTGRAPVRVIEHGIPDPGYRYTGERPHLGVVVNEPVRRSRVAGTDLLPGFARAAPLEIFGMGTERLPGLLGADRLLVRGDLPVARLHRELAGCRAYLHPMRWTSLGLSLLEAMHLGLPVLALATTEAVRAIPPEAGMASNDPDELVRAARMFLAEPEQARACGRAARTAALARYGLERFLSDWDRLFADLLTETVSAATFLPAAGTAPASTGGGQQ
- a CDS encoding glycosyltransferase; protein product: MRISMVSEHASPLAALGGVDAGGQNVHVAALSVALAARGHTVQVYTRRDDPGLPDRVQVQDGLEVVHLTAGPALPLPKDDLLPYMGQLAGGVLADWGTEPPDVVHSHFWMSGLAALEAARSAGDEGVPVVHTFHALGTVKKRHQGAEDTSPPERAWLEPSVGRRADRVLATCSDEVFELKAIGVPGSRISIAPCGVDLSLFSSSGPAEPRGRRHRIAAVGRLVPRKGVDLAIRALALLRDEGLEDVELLIVGGSSDSAGLESDPEARRLLALARSLDVADRVLLRGQVPREQMPAVLRSADAVVCAPWYEPFGIVPLEAMACGVPVVASAVGGLIDTVVHGRTGLHVPPRDPAALAAALKELLQNPRYARRLGAAGKQRAAARYSWDRVALETEKAYQLALGAAARPGRLQPLGGKAL